In the Pogona vitticeps strain Pit_001003342236 chromosome 2, PviZW2.1, whole genome shotgun sequence genome, ACAGGGGGAGAAAGGAGCCTTTCCCGGGAGGGTCTCTCAGTTGCTGGGTTGAAGGAATGGCTGTGCCAGATGCACATCCCGGTTCTGCCTTGGGGGAGGGCAATGGGTATCACTGGGCAGCTGAACGTCCTGCCGTTCTCCTTCGTCCTGAAGTGTTAATCTCTCGGTGGGCCTaagcaggctggggggggggggtccccatgGGAAACCCCCTCCTCCAAGCCAAAAAGTGGAGCCTCTTTCTGGCCATAGGTATGGTGGCCATCAAGCATGGCGTGGCAGTTGCCAAGGCCTTTAAGGTGGCAACTcctgatgatgattatgatgatcatgAGCCAAAGGGGCTGGCCCTGCTCCCTTGGAAGTGgactctgggtgggtgggtgggtggaggctcCCCTTCCTTCATAGAGCTCTCCAACACCAGAAGGactttttgaataaataaattaaaatattttgtgcTAACTTGGTGTTTTTCCTCCCCATGTGATTTATAAGCTGCTGTGGATGGATTTGCTATTCAATGGGCAGGAGATACAAAATtgctttatattggtaacaataaaGCAGCTAATGTGCCCAGAGTGTAAGCCTCTTTCAAGGAGGCTCCATCAGGGCAGACCCTGATGTCAAATATGAGGCGAAAAGGTCTCACTCCTGGACCGTGCCAGCAGTAAAAGGTGGGAAGCTTGGGGGGTTCAGGGACAGGGTGGCTGGTTTTGCAGGGCCAGGGACAGAATGATCCTCTGGACGGGTTCTGGGTCCCTCCTCCCTGGGAGGCCTTGGTCTCTCTTCCTTGGCTTTTTCCGCTGGCTCTCTCTGCTGTCTGTGCTGTCTCCTTTCTCCCGTCCAGGACATGGGCTGCCTGATGGCCTTACCTGACACCTGAGCCCCAGGGGCCCATggccttcttccctccttcttaCCTTTGACAGGATGGAATTCCAGAGGTTGCTTGCCTCCCAGGATTCTTTCAAAACGACCAGCCGAGATGACATCATTTCACAGTCTGTCTTGCTGTCTTCCCAGTTCTTTGAATATAGTGAAATCCACAGGCATTTCTGCCGGAAGTGCTCCCACCCAAGTGGACAGCAGCCtggttggtgggggggggagagagagagagagagaaagggggccAGAAGATGCTTTCTGCACTGCAGTCCTTGCTGTTGTGGAGCGATCCCAGCCGTTTGTCCCTAACAGGCCCCGTCCACAGGAGATTAAGCTGCTCCCCCGGTGACCCATTCCCAGCAGCACCCATGGAGGAAGAACCTTGGGCCCAGGCAAATTCACCCGTGCATGAGCGGCCCCAGGTTTGCCCTCTTGTCTGTCCGCCTGCATGGAAGCTGGTGTTTAGAATAGTCAACAGGAAAGCTGACATATTCTGACACGTCTGTACGATGCCTGGCCTGGCTCCAAATGTCACGTGAGCCCCCGGGGctggccccttccctctcctgGCCCGGCCTGCACCCCTCAGGCCAGGCTTTTAGATGTACCAATGCAATGCAAGAGCCGCACACATGAAAACGACTTCCTTGGGAGCCTGGGAGCCCTGGCACTCCCTGGGAATGGGCGGACAAGGGCACCCAGGCTTTGAAACCACCACAAAGACAACAATAACAATGGATTCCCCCAGGCACCCCCCAAGCCTCTGATATTGCTCGAGAGATTCCTTGAGAATTTGGCTGATGCCCCAAGATGGGCTTGGCCGCCCTCTCAAAGGGCTTGCTCCCTTTGGGAAGATCACTGGGATTTTGTCCTTAAAGATGAACAGGGAAGAGTGAGGGGGCACTGGGGTTGACCAGCACCCCAgcatctttctgtctttctgtgtcTCACACAGCAGGTGTCCCTACCCCACCCCAGCCGGTGACCCATCCCCTTAGCTTCACGGATGGGTCACCGGGTCCAAGGGTCTCTGCTTCCATTCCAGGGATGCCTCCCAACCACTCGCTGGACACTCCGGGCCATTTTTAGAATGACAATCGGCAAAGAGGTCTCAGGGCAGCTCCACCTGCCCTACCAGAGTAAGTGGCCCCACAGTTGGGGGCCATGGACGCCTGGGAACAGTGAAAATGGACCTACCCGCCTGCTGGCAGGATCTGGCCTGGAGCAACTCCTCTTCCGTTCGGCTCTTCTCCTCCCGGAGGAGAGCCAGGCTATCGTTGGCTCGGCTCAGCGCCTGCTCCAGCTCCTGCAGCCGCGCCTGCATCCTGTTTCCAGATGCCTCACAGCCCTGAAGGGTCAGCCTGTGGGAGCTGAGTTCCCCCGTGGCCTCCTCCAGCTGGTGCTCCTTGGCGCGGATCTTCTGTGCCAGGACCTCCCTCTCTGCCGCACGGTCGCGGGAGGCCTGCTGGAGCTGCTGTGAAACCTGCCAGTCTGCACAAAGAGGGCCTTTTGAGGCAGCCCCCCTGCCCCTGACATTCACCCTGTggccccccgccccccagcacAGCACCCGTCGGACCCTGTCACACCTCTCCCCCATTTCAGCTGTACAGGACTCTTGCCTGGGGATGAGGCTGGCCTCTTGGACAGCtgtcctagaatcatggagttggaaggggcctcaaaggccatccagtccatccACCCCTTCAAGGCAGgagtccagatcaaagcagatctgccagggggggttgtctacatttctcttgatcACCTCCCCCAGGATTGGAGCACTCAcggaggtcactggttccactctcgtactgctctaacagttagggagtttttcctgatattctactgaaatttggcttcctataACTCGAGCCCATTGTTGTCTGTTCTGCACTTGGGGATGGTCGAGAacagatgctgcccctcctctgaaggacagcctttcaagtctttgaaaagtgctctcctatctcccctctgtcttcttttttcaaagctaagtgtgcccaattctttcagcctttcctcacagggcttggcttccagcccactgctcatccttgttgccctcctctgaactggttccagtttgtcagcatccttcttgaaatgtggtgtccagaaatgaaCACAATACTCAAAtttaggcctaaccagtgctgaatagagagggggactagcaccttgtgggatttggaaactatacttctgttaaggcagcctaaaatagcatttgccttttctggagctatatcacactgttgactcatactGTAATCTACgacgattccaagatccttcttgcttgtagtgtTGCTAAGCTAAGCACCCCAGtcctgtacctgtgcatttgatttcttttttctgaggtgcagtactttgcacttatccctgttgagttTCATTTGGTCGTTTTCAacccagcctatccagatcattttgaaaggAGCTGCTCCACCACCAGGCAGTCCCCCCATCCCTGGGACTTTTGAGCAGCTGGCAtggtgggtgagtggggggggTGGAGACCCTGGCCTCCCACCTCTCCCTCAAGCCAGCTGCTCACCAGCATTAAACTGCACAGAAACGTTCCATAATCTCCCCCCGGGTGGACAAGCAGGCTACATTTGGGAGGCGTTTGCACCCTCTGCCCTCTCGGCcatttgccccctccccctcccccaggactGCGTTTGAGCAGGAGGCACCTGCGACCACTCACATCGGATCCCAACTCCTATGATGCTGGCGAGGAGGAAGAGACAGGCGCCCGTCAGTGCCAGGGTCAGGGGCCAGGTCCAAGGGCCCAACTCTGCAAGAGAAACTCACGGAGGTTAGCTGGGAAGCTGGGTGGGAGAGATGCCAAGCCCTGCCTGGCcggaatacatacatacatatatatgaatatataggTTGAATGTGTTTATGTGCCAAGCTGAAGCCtgcaatatattttcaaaataatatcATAGAACTGGTCCTTGATCattttggtttcatttccccccatctGTGGTGGTTGGGCAAGAGCTGACCTCCCAAAAAAGCAGATTAGGAAGGGATTGAAATAAGTGATGGCTAGACAATTCCTGCGCAGGATGAGGTGATGGAGGGGGCAGCTGTCAAGACTAGGGCTCCAgatacctgggttcaaacccccactcAGCCCTGGGAACTCACACTGGGGCCTCAATCACAGAAGAGTCCTTGAAGGCCTGAACTAAATCAGTTTCTCAGAAGAGGCATCCCTGTTAGTCTGGGTGAGCATCTCGGAACgaaacaaaaccaaagaaaaattaaaatatgaagaaGAGGCAAACATTGTGACATCTCAAAAACCAagtggtatattttaatgtgagctttcctggatcagTCCACTTGGTCAGACATAAGAATGAGGCAGGAAGCGGCGGGGTCCAGGAAAAGCTGCCATTAAAATGTCGCACTTCGTTTTTGAGATGTCTTATTTCTTAAAATTGTGGTTTTGTTTTCGCCGCACATCTTGCAGAAACCTCCGTGTCGGGTGACTGGAAGTCACAGCGGCTTCCTGAGGACAGAGGACCGCGGGAAACAAGCGCCCACGATCTTCTAACCCTCTCCGCGGTTTCTGGATGAGTAGAAGGGAATTCGAGCTCGCCGGAGACTCTCTTGGGGAGGAAAGACGCGACGTCCAGAGCGGCCCGGGCGGCCGTGCTAAAGGCGCCTGTCCGTGGGAAGCTGGGGAAGGGGCCGCTCCCcggtctccctccctctctctctccctgaggTGGGcgggtggggcagggggaggcgGAGAGGGAGAGCGCGAGCGCGAGAGAGCGCAGAAGTGGGCGCGCActtggcgccccccccccccttaccggCGCTGCCCTCCTGGGGAACCGACCTCCAGACCTTTTCCTCCAAAGCCCGGAGTTGCCCCGCAGGGCTACGGAAGAGGAGAGGCGGCCCTCGCCGGGGCGCAGGAGAGAGATCCCCCGAGGTTACTCACTCGGCGCCCGCCCggagctgctgctcctcctcgccgccgcctcctcctcctccaaccgCTTCTCTCCTCGGCGGAGTTGGGGGCCCTCGACATTCTCGTAGGTCAGCTCCCCGTcgccctcgccgccgccgccgccaccaccgggCTCTGCGGGAGGAGCGGGCGAGACAGAGAtcagggggagaagaggggggcGCTGGTGGGGGGCGCGGGTCGCGGGTCGGATCCCTACCTCTCGGGGGGCTCTTCTTCTCCGGAGGGCTCCTCACGAACCGCAGGTCGGCGTAGGTCACCCCCTCCTGGGACATCCTGGCCCTGGGAGGACCCGCTCAGGACCAGCGGGCGAAAGAGGAGAAGGCGCCCGGCGGGCGGAGGTTCACCAGGTGCAGCACGTCCCGCCCAGAAGCCTCCGATTGAGCCGGCGATGGAAAGCAGAAGTGCGTCCCCCGAGCCTCGGTCCCGGAAAGCCCGCAGAAAGTGGCGGGCCTGCTGGGCGCAGAAAAGGGAAACCTCGTGCCCTTTCCCACGTGCTCCCAGGGGCCGAAAGAGTGGTTTCCCTTCCTCCTTGCCCAGCACGGCCTCTCGGGTTTGCTGACTTTCACGTGCCTTCTTTCCCGCGCCGGATGCCTTCGCCTCGTGAACGGGCGCGCGGGGGTGGCAGCTGGGCTGGTTCCCAAGAGGATCGGAGAGAGGAGGCAAAGGCCCCGATCCACGCCAACCGGGACCCAAGTGCCATGGAGACGCAGAGCGAGACAGAAACAGGGAGCCGCAAGATGCAGAGAGAGGTTATGAAGGACCAAAGGATGGCCGGAGGTTTCCAGAAGGAGGAAccgggcggggtgtgtgtgtgcgtgtgtgcgtggtTGCACCGCCGCCACCATCACCCCCAGCAGCAGGGGAGCCCCTGTTCTGCCCCAGGGCTGTCTCTATCAGCACGAGACCCGGCGTTGTCCCAGGGAGACGCTCTCTGGCCatagatggggggagggggggagggcccCAAATCAAGGTCAGGTGATCTCTACTTTGAGTAGACCGTGAGCTCCTCAGGCTGGACATGGCGAATCTTGGCCTGgaaggggtgggggcgggggtgggggaccTCTTCTCCGATCGTCCTGGTGAGGAGCGTACAGGTAATGCTGGAAAAGTTCAGCACAGAGAGGAGAGGAAGACGCAGCGTGAGAcgggttgactcaataaaagaaccTCTGTAAGGCTTTGTTAAAACTATTAATAAAAGGATGGTGTTCCACACCCCCCCCTCAAGGGGCATTAATTCACAGGGGTGCTAAGAGCTGGAAgagaattgacagcacacaacaataaCAGGTATTAAAAATGCAGGATTTCAATTTAGACTAAAGGTTCGAGATGGGATTGCAAGGTTGACAAATCATAGCCCTGTAGAAGGGAAGGGACAAACACCCCTCAAAAGGGCCACGGAATCCAAAGCCCTTctggaagcaggaaatccacatttTAGACTTAAAGcattctcacttccatacattgctactggaaaaccattgctttgactatgcggacctttatcggcaaggtgatgtctctgctttttaagatgctgtcaaggtttgacattgctttcctcccaagaagcaaacctcttttaatttcatggctactgtcaccatctgcagtcatcacggagcccaagaaagttggCCTCCCTACAGACGTCTTTTGCTTTGCCAAGAAAGGCAGCGGCTCTTCCCCACGGCCCGGGAGAGCTCCCCACCACCCCAGCTGCGGAGCCAGAGCAGCGACTTACTCTGCAAACAGTCGGCGTTGAGCAGGTCTTGGCACTTCTCGTGGCATTTGACCCCACACTCCGTGCAGCGCATCCCCTGCCGTGCAATGCCCCACAGGAGCCCCTCGCACTCATAGCAGTAGGTGGGCGTTGTGGCTGTCCACACTTCAAGATCCTCCCAGGTTATGCTCCTCTGGGGAAGCCTAGAAATCATCTATGAGGTCAGGCCTCATAGTAGTCCCCTCTGTATATAGCAGAGTGCACAATGGCCGAGACTTAACTTGAATAaagttagttatttattttacaaaagcatGATTCACATTTAATTCATGTGATTTAAATATTATTAGTCCAAAAGATACAACAG is a window encoding:
- the LOC110082823 gene encoding B-cell differentiation antigen CD72, producing the protein MQARLQELEQALSRANDSLALLREEKSRTEEELLQARSCQQAGCCPLGWEHFRQKCLWISLYSKNWEDSKTDCEMMSSRLVVLKESWEASNLWNSILSKLSWEQFWIGLSSDGQWLSWADGSSVHSTDVRGNVFYGILSNGAISRKYSGAYCRYICEKAARPTLPGALVS